One Methanococcus aeolicus Nankai-3 DNA segment encodes these proteins:
- the serA gene encoding phosphoglycerate dehydrogenase, with protein sequence MPKILITDSIHDDAVELLKQAGTVEVATDLTVEELKEKIKDADALVIRSGTKATKEIIDAADNLKVIARAGVGVDNVDLTAATEKGIIVVNSPDASSISVAELALGLMLSSARNIPQATASLKRGEWDRKSFKGMELYGKTLGIIGLGRIGQQIAKRAEAFGMTVVAYDPYIPVEVAKNMGIELMEVNDLCKVSDFITLHVPLTPKTKHMIGKEQISLMKPNTIIVNCARGGLIDEEALYDAINNKKIGGAGLDVFEEEPPKDNPLLTLDKFIGTPHQGASTVEAQKSAGTVVAEQVVKILAGKPADNIVNLPRMPTDKMNKLNPYMALAEKMGNMIIQLLDKSVEKVELTYSGELASEDTEMVKRSFLMGLLSPILLAGVNLVNAPTIAKNRNIKIVEGTLSECEYGSSIKIKAEGKEECISLVGSLVEGAPVLKEINNYKIDIKPEGIVCVIKHMDKPGIIGKASTLLGDYGVNIAGMQVGRQEPGGESVMVLNLDHVITEEVISKLKNIDNIIDAKIIKL encoded by the coding sequence ATGCCAAAAATACTTATAACCGATTCAATTCATGATGATGCCGTGGAATTATTAAAACAGGCAGGAACTGTGGAAGTGGCGACAGACCTCACTGTTGAAGAATTAAAAGAAAAAATAAAGGATGCTGATGCACTTGTAATAAGAAGTGGAACAAAAGCAACAAAAGAAATAATTGATGCTGCGGATAATTTAAAAGTAATTGCTAGGGCTGGTGTTGGCGTTGATAATGTTGATTTAACAGCAGCAACAGAAAAAGGAATTATTGTTGTTAATTCACCAGATGCTTCTTCAATTTCAGTTGCAGAATTGGCCTTGGGTTTAATGCTTTCTTCGGCAAGAAATATACCTCAGGCTACGGCATCATTAAAAAGAGGAGAATGGGACAGAAAATCATTCAAAGGTATGGAGCTCTACGGAAAAACTCTCGGTATTATTGGATTAGGTAGAATTGGACAGCAAATAGCAAAAAGAGCGGAAGCTTTTGGAATGACTGTTGTAGCTTATGACCCATATATACCTGTGGAAGTTGCTAAAAATATGGGCATCGAACTTATGGAAGTAAATGATTTATGTAAAGTTAGTGATTTTATAACTCTTCATGTTCCATTAACTCCAAAAACAAAACATATGATCGGAAAAGAACAAATTTCATTAATGAAACCAAATACAATTATTGTAAATTGTGCAAGAGGCGGACTTATTGATGAAGAAGCCCTATATGATGCCATAAACAATAAAAAAATAGGAGGAGCCGGACTAGATGTATTTGAGGAAGAACCACCAAAAGATAATCCATTATTAACACTTGATAAATTTATAGGGACTCCTCACCAAGGAGCTTCAACGGTAGAAGCTCAAAAAAGTGCTGGAACTGTGGTAGCTGAACAGGTTGTAAAAATATTGGCTGGAAAACCTGCGGATAATATAGTAAATCTCCCAAGAATGCCAACAGATAAAATGAACAAATTAAATCCATATATGGCACTTGCTGAAAAAATGGGGAATATGATTATACAGCTTCTCGATAAATCCGTTGAAAAAGTAGAATTAACATATAGTGGCGAATTAGCATCAGAGGATACAGAAATGGTAAAAAGGTCATTCTTAATGGGCTTATTATCTCCAATATTACTTGCAGGTGTTAATTTGGTAAATGCTCCAACCATAGCCAAAAATAGAAATATAAAAATCGTAGAGGGAACACTTTCAGAGTGCGAATATGGAAGTAGCATAAAAATAAAAGCAGAAGGAAAAGAAGAATGTATATCATTGGTGGGCTCACTTGTTGAAGGAGCTCCTGTGCTCAAAGAAATAAACAACTATAAAATAGATATAAAACCAGAAGGTATTGTTTGTGTAATTAAACATATGGATAAACCAGGAATAATAGGAAAAGCGAGCACACTATTGGGAGATTATGGAGTAAATATTGCAGGAATGCAAGTTGGAAGACAAGAACCAGGAGGAGAAAGTGTTATGGTTCTTAATTTAGACCATGTTATCACAGAGGAAGTGATAAGTAAATTAAAAAATATTGATAATATAATAGATGCTAAAATAATTAAGTTATAA
- a CDS encoding EamA family transporter: MINEIIAGLLIALMYGVGTFLAKIVSEKDPLLQWIIVNILGIIFCIFIIIKYPQKLQLLQGDILLYGIASAILILLGSLLLYYSLHSGRASIVVTLSAIGPAITMILAIVFLKEQVSNLQIFGIILIIIGIIFISMNSYKI, from the coding sequence ATTATTAATGAAATAATTGCAGGACTTCTTATTGCTCTTATGTATGGCGTAGGCACATTTTTAGCAAAAATAGTTTCTGAAAAGGACCCACTATTGCAATGGATAATTGTAAATATTTTAGGCATTATATTTTGTATATTTATTATTATAAAATACCCTCAAAAATTACAACTTCTCCAAGGAGATATTTTATTATATGGAATTGCATCTGCAATACTGATACTACTTGGGAGCTTATTATTATATTATTCGCTACATAGTGGAAGAGCAAGTATAGTCGTAACCTTGTCTGCGATAGGTCCAGCTATTACCATGATATTAGCCATAGTTTTTTTAAAGGAACAGGTATCTAATTTGCAGATATTTGGGATAATATTGATAATTATAGGTATTATTTTTATTTCAATGAATTCATACAAAATTTAA
- the ecnA gene encoding calcium-activated nuclease EcnA codes for MNGDIIKKYAIILISALLLTMISGCLSDKEYNYNYYNTPNEQFEGKIVKVVDGDTVDVMLKNGTKYRIRLLGVDTPETYIKNKPSEYIMGDGRPITNITYLKIWGKKATKYAKNMLDNKTVIVVFDGKSQKKDRYGRYLAYIYVDNVNFNEELVKNGYARVYISNFELKSKFLEHEQKAKDSKIGLWNWSNN; via the coding sequence ATGAACGGTGATATTATTAAAAAATATGCTATTATATTAATATCGGCATTATTGCTAACTATGATTTCAGGATGTTTATCGGATAAAGAATATAATTATAATTATTATAATACTCCCAATGAACAGTTTGAAGGAAAAATAGTAAAAGTCGTTGATGGAGATACTGTCGATGTAATGTTAAAAAATGGAACTAAATATAGAATAAGACTATTGGGTGTGGATACTCCTGAAACATATATAAAAAATAAACCTAGTGAATATATTATGGGCGATGGCAGACCAATAACAAATATTACTTATTTAAAAATATGGGGTAAAAAGGCAACAAAATATGCAAAAAATATGTTGGATAATAAAACAGTAATAGTAGTATTTGATGGAAAATCACAAAAAAAAGATAGATATGGAAGATATTTGGCATATATCTATGTAGACAATGTTAATTTCAATGAAGAACTTGTAAAAAATGGTTATGCTAGGGTATATATTAGCAATTTTGAATTAAAAAGTAAATTTTTAGAGCATGAGCAAAAAGCAAAAGATAGTAAAATTGGATTGTGGAATTGGAGTAATAATTAA
- the pstC gene encoding phosphate ABC transporter permease subunit PstC, with protein MKNMSLIYEYIAEKFIMLFAMFSSFVILAIIVFLITNGLPTFSTVSPIDFIFGTKWDPYNGLYGIFPMIMGTVLVTLLALVFAVPLGVGCAIFLSELAPNWAQKILRPSIEILVAIPSVVYGFVGMVLLVPFIRETFNVNPGFSWLAASIILAIMIIPTITAISEDALSSVPRALKEGSLALGSTRWQTIKKVLIPASISGIMSGIILGMGRAIGETMAVLMVAGNWALVPHSVFDPVRPLTAHIVLNIKEAVAGSAIYYSMFATGMVLFIIIMILNLLSQYLDKKYRIKWE; from the coding sequence ATGAAAAATATGTCTTTAATATATGAATATATTGCAGAAAAATTTATAATGCTTTTCGCAATGTTTTCAAGTTTTGTCATATTGGCAATTATTGTATTTTTAATAACCAATGGATTACCAACATTTTCCACAGTTAGTCCGATTGATTTTATATTTGGGACAAAATGGGACCCATATAATGGATTATATGGAATTTTTCCAATGATAATGGGAACCGTCCTTGTAACACTTTTAGCATTGGTTTTTGCCGTACCCCTGGGAGTGGGTTGTGCCATATTTTTATCAGAATTAGCACCAAACTGGGCTCAAAAAATATTGCGACCGTCAATTGAAATTCTTGTGGCAATACCCTCAGTAGTATATGGATTCGTAGGTATGGTTTTACTTGTTCCATTTATAAGGGAAACCTTTAATGTAAATCCGGGGTTTAGCTGGCTTGCGGCATCTATTATATTGGCAATTATGATAATTCCAACCATTACAGCAATATCCGAAGATGCTTTGAGTTCAGTGCCAAGAGCATTAAAAGAAGGAAGCCTTGCCCTTGGAAGCACAAGATGGCAAACAATAAAAAAAGTACTAATTCCTGCATCTATTAGTGGTATTATGTCAGGAATTATATTGGGAATGGGTAGGGCAATAGGTGAAACCATGGCAGTTTTAATGGTTGCAGGTAATTGGGCATTGGTCCCACACTCAGTATTTGACCCAGTTAGGCCACTAACGGCACATATCGTATTAAATATTAAAGAGGCTGTCGCAGGAAGTGCCATTTATTATTCGATGTTTGCAACGGGTATGGTATTATTTATTATAATTATGATATTAAATTTATTGTCCCAATATCTTGATAAAAAATATAGAATCAAATGGGAGTGA
- the carA gene encoding glutamine-hydrolyzing carbamoyl-phosphate synthase small subunit, translated as MYGILVLEDGTFLKGKGFGAEGEVLGELVFNTCMTGYVEILTDPSYSGQIITMTYPLEGNYGVDEEWFESDGIKAEGFVVKDMTSEKLDNFLKEYNIPGISDIDTRFITKRIRSKGVVKALLKTSTEPINENDINKYVEMAKNHKDLSEIDLVPNVSTKETIIHKVEDDKEISKCVLIDCGVKTSIIDCLLERNCTVIQVPYNTPAKEILNYGANFVLVSNGPGDPDNMEDTVNIVKELLGKIPITGICLGHQIISLALGGKTYKMKFGHRGGNQPVEENGLVYITSQNHGYASENISKEGISINSINLNDNTVEGLKGDNLLCVQYHPEAAPGPHDAMFLFDEFIKLGQNNK; from the coding sequence ATGTATGGAATATTAGTTTTAGAAGACGGGACATTTTTAAAAGGAAAAGGATTCGGTGCAGAAGGCGAAGTTTTAGGAGAATTAGTATTTAATACCTGTATGACCGGATATGTGGAAATTCTAACAGACCCATCATATAGTGGTCAAATAATAACAATGACTTATCCATTGGAAGGAAACTATGGAGTAGATGAAGAATGGTTCGAATCTGATGGAATAAAAGCCGAAGGATTTGTTGTAAAAGATATGACCAGTGAAAAATTAGATAATTTCTTAAAAGAATACAATATTCCCGGAATAAGTGATATTGACACAAGATTTATTACAAAAAGAATTAGGTCAAAAGGAGTTGTAAAGGCACTTTTAAAAACTTCAACAGAACCAATAAACGAAAATGACATAAATAAATATGTGGAAATGGCTAAAAATCATAAAGATTTATCGGAAATTGATTTGGTGCCTAATGTATCTACAAAAGAAACAATAATCCATAAGGTAGAAGACGATAAAGAAATATCAAAATGTGTTTTAATTGATTGCGGAGTTAAAACAAGTATAATCGACTGCCTGTTGGAAAGAAATTGCACTGTGATACAGGTGCCATATAATACCCCTGCTAAGGAAATATTAAATTATGGTGCTAATTTTGTACTGGTATCAAATGGTCCCGGCGACCCAGATAATATGGAAGATACTGTAAATATTGTAAAGGAGCTCCTTGGAAAAATACCAATTACAGGAATTTGTTTAGGACATCAAATTATATCCTTAGCATTGGGTGGAAAAACTTATAAAATGAAGTTTGGACATAGGGGAGGAAACCAGCCAGTGGAAGAAAATGGATTAGTATATATAACATCTCAGAATCATGGATATGCATCAGAAAACATATCAAAAGAAGGAATTAGTATTAATTCGATAAATCTAAATGATAATACTGTGGAAGGACTTAAAGGAGATAATTTACTATGTGTTCAATATCACCCGGAGGCAGCTCCTGGACCTCATGATGCCATGTTTTTGTTTGACGAATTTATTAAATTGGGACAAAATAATAAATAA
- a CDS encoding V4R domain-containing protein produces MPKYDINQLSTSHRKEFGRNIDITVFRLVRFMDLKKSVGKEHYEIVYEAGKKLGHELNPKTVEEVIIFCKDHKIGMLEIVGENPLQIRVNECICCNGLPECGETLCHFEGGLIAGCLEKIFNKKVQAIETHCAGLGDEFCQFELKIY; encoded by the coding sequence ATGCCAAAATATGATATAAACCAGCTTTCAACATCACATAGAAAAGAGTTCGGTAGGAATATAGATATTACAGTTTTTAGGTTAGTTAGATTTATGGATTTGAAAAAATCAGTAGGGAAAGAACATTATGAAATAGTTTATGAAGCGGGCAAAAAATTGGGGCATGAATTGAATCCAAAAACTGTCGAAGAGGTTATTATATTTTGCAAGGATCACAAAATAGGAATGTTAGAGATAGTCGGAGAAAATCCATTGCAAATTAGAGTTAATGAATGTATATGTTGTAACGGATTGCCAGAATGTGGGGAAACATTATGTCATTTTGAAGGAGGATTGATTGCAGGATGCTTGGAAAAAATTTTTAATAAAAAAGTTCAAGCGATAGAAACTCACTGTGCAGGATTGGGGGACGAATTTTGCCAATTTGAACTAAAAATTTATTAA